From Bacillus oleivorans, the proteins below share one genomic window:
- a CDS encoding HAD hydrolase family protein, with the protein MLYRLLALSLNGTVLNDQGRLYKSVKESLQYVQNKGIHIVFITSQPFNYVKKLTKTLKIEATIVSHQGAYISSTTEKPIYVRRIQEDVTADVIKFLEAFPCQIRLTTENFSFCKQPEEQKQLKARAIFTPGDRTPYQVRYVEDFGQYVKNKNLAPLNIDVQFEDGEDLLDAQKALKGMFDEIDINLQPNNQFTVVPAGVSALKSFHYLADHLGISMEETVGIGYGAEDLEWMETCGLVVAMGDSPRYIQERADWITRSAEESGVAYMIMEHFRKQHPIEFLKKMNIID; encoded by the coding sequence TTGCTATACCGCCTGCTCGCGTTGTCGTTAAACGGAACGGTCCTTAATGATCAAGGCAGACTTTATAAGTCAGTAAAAGAATCTCTCCAATACGTCCAAAATAAAGGGATTCACATTGTCTTCATAACTTCTCAACCTTTCAATTATGTGAAAAAGTTAACCAAAACATTAAAAATAGAAGCAACAATCGTATCACACCAAGGAGCTTACATTTCCTCAACCACCGAAAAGCCTATTTATGTCCGCCGAATTCAAGAAGATGTAACAGCAGATGTCATTAAATTCCTTGAAGCATTCCCATGTCAAATCAGACTTACAACTGAAAATTTTTCTTTCTGCAAACAGCCGGAAGAGCAAAAGCAATTGAAGGCAAGGGCTATTTTTACACCAGGGGATCGGACTCCTTATCAGGTTCGATATGTAGAAGATTTTGGTCAATATGTAAAGAATAAAAATTTGGCGCCTTTAAACATTGATGTGCAGTTCGAAGATGGAGAAGATCTTTTAGATGCGCAAAAAGCGCTGAAGGGAATGTTCGACGAGATCGATATAAACTTACAGCCAAATAACCAGTTTACCGTTGTTCCAGCTGGTGTTTCCGCTCTTAAATCATTTCATTACTTAGCTGATCATCTCGGCATCTCGATGGAGGAAACGGTAGGAATTGGATATGGAGCAGAGGATCTCGAGTGGATGGAAACCTGCGGATTAGTCGTTGCCATGGGTGACTCTCCGAGGTATATTCAGGAAAGAGCCGATTGGATCACACGTTCAGCCGAAGAAAGCGGAGTTGCCTATATGATCATGGAACACTTCCGCAAGCAGCACCCAATCGAATTTTTGAAAAAGATGAATATTATTGATTAG
- a CDS encoding YheC/YheD family protein, which translates to MFKQIAVHASDYGILVYRFSPMQIQPETELIKGERYDPELKKWVSDTFPIPKYLYDRVYYGEDRISIQSRAILRWLKARDDLVFLGYGLPNKWVLYQKLSEFDSLSPYLPLTRKASSVVDIQNALLQYKKIVLKPANGAHGYGIYVISRIPNGVRIQTQKKNRVIEHVLSLNGAWIKWITQLIEGKDFLIQPYLRIQNDSNQPFDVRIFLQKDERGQWVERGRGVRVGIQEGIISNLSGGAAIKPYYEWLKELPHSKRDFIHQEIETIIESLPIHLENAFFPLFELGIDIGIARDYSVWLLDANSKPGRHVILHLFPELEETLANAPLRFTRFLHESSKPGRVKK; encoded by the coding sequence TTGTTTAAACAAATAGCTGTTCATGCCAGTGACTATGGGATTCTTGTATATCGGTTTAGTCCAATGCAAATTCAGCCTGAAACGGAACTCATTAAAGGAGAACGCTATGACCCTGAGTTAAAAAAGTGGGTCAGCGATACTTTTCCGATACCTAAATATTTATATGACAGAGTCTACTACGGTGAAGATCGAATCTCGATTCAAAGCCGTGCGATTCTAAGGTGGTTAAAAGCGAGGGACGATCTAGTTTTCCTTGGGTATGGACTTCCTAATAAATGGGTGTTGTATCAAAAACTATCAGAATTCGATTCTCTCTCTCCTTATTTACCATTAACAAGGAAGGCTTCGTCCGTAGTAGATATTCAAAATGCTCTCTTACAATATAAAAAGATCGTGTTAAAGCCAGCGAATGGCGCACACGGCTACGGCATTTACGTTATTAGCAGGATTCCAAACGGGGTCCGGATTCAAACGCAAAAGAAAAACCGGGTTATTGAACATGTTCTTTCTTTAAATGGGGCCTGGATTAAATGGATTACACAACTAATTGAGGGAAAAGACTTCTTAATTCAACCCTATTTAAGGATTCAAAATGATTCAAATCAGCCGTTTGATGTAAGGATTTTTTTACAAAAAGATGAAAGAGGCCAATGGGTAGAACGAGGGCGCGGTGTTCGTGTTGGGATTCAGGAAGGGATTATTTCGAATTTAAGTGGCGGAGCGGCAATTAAACCTTATTACGAGTGGCTGAAGGAACTCCCCCATTCAAAAAGAGATTTCATTCATCAGGAAATAGAAACAATAATCGAATCACTTCCCATTCATTTAGAGAATGCTTTTTTCCCATTGTTTGAGTTAGGCATCGATATTGGCATTGCGAGAGATTATTCCGTTTGGCTGCTTGATGCCAATTCAAAACCAGGGCGCCATGTGATCCTCCACCTTTTTCCTGAGCTTGAAGAAACATTAGCGAATGCACCACTTCGATTTACCCGATTTTTACATGAGTCCAGTAAGCCTGGGAGAGTGAAAAAATGA
- a CDS encoding DUF445 domain-containing protein, with amino-acid sequence MNIWISMLFLGLIGALIGGFTNFLAIKMLFRPYQPLYIGKIKIPFTPGLIPKRREELANQLGKLVVEQLITKDRIEKRLLNGSFKHEMIQFIQSEAGRWLKSEKTVLQVLEEWEIHHADERAARFLDTKVEEAYLKVLEKYGDYPLEQAIPEELKKDINQKIYSLTTYILEKCEDYFSSAEGKWRIQKMADEFLQNRGMFGNMLQMLLGNVNLVEKIQPEMIRFIQNEGTHDLLYSLFCHEWEKWQKNKISDAEKLVKRENIISLLQSAVRKSVSISVIFNKPVKELMAPYQEKLVDQLIPKVVEVGGNGVIANLELLLDKLQIDQLVVEQVQSFSLEKVEELVLSVAKSELKMITYLGALLGGFIGVVQSFVLLLF; translated from the coding sequence ATGAATATATGGATAAGCATGCTTTTTTTAGGATTGATTGGAGCATTGATTGGCGGATTTACTAATTTCTTGGCGATTAAAATGTTATTTAGGCCCTATCAGCCCCTATATATTGGAAAAATCAAAATTCCTTTTACTCCTGGTTTGATTCCTAAAAGAAGGGAAGAATTAGCCAATCAGCTGGGAAAATTGGTCGTTGAACAGTTAATTACGAAGGATAGGATTGAAAAACGACTATTAAATGGCAGCTTTAAACATGAAATGATCCAATTTATCCAATCCGAAGCTGGCAGATGGCTAAAATCCGAGAAAACAGTCCTGCAAGTATTAGAAGAATGGGAAATCCACCACGCAGATGAGCGTGCAGCGAGATTTTTGGATACGAAAGTAGAAGAGGCCTATTTAAAAGTACTTGAAAAATACGGAGATTACCCATTAGAACAAGCAATACCAGAAGAATTAAAAAAAGATATCAATCAGAAAATTTATAGTTTAACTACATATATATTAGAAAAATGTGAAGATTATTTTTCGAGTGCTGAGGGGAAATGGCGAATACAGAAGATGGCTGATGAGTTTTTGCAAAATCGCGGCATGTTTGGGAATATGCTGCAAATGCTGCTAGGAAATGTGAACCTCGTTGAAAAAATACAGCCTGAAATGATCCGTTTTATCCAGAATGAAGGGACACATGATCTCTTGTATTCCTTGTTTTGCCACGAGTGGGAGAAATGGCAAAAAAATAAGATTTCGGATGCGGAAAAACTAGTAAAACGGGAAAATATAATTTCTCTTTTGCAAAGTGCGGTAAGAAAGTCTGTTTCTATTTCAGTCATTTTTAATAAACCAGTAAAAGAATTGATGGCCCCTTATCAAGAAAAACTAGTGGATCAGCTTATTCCTAAAGTAGTTGAGGTTGGAGGGAATGGGGTGATCGCCAACTTAGAACTGTTATTAGATAAGCTGCAAATTGATCAGTTGGTAGTCGAGCAAGTGCAATCTTTTTCATTAGAAAAAGTTGAAGAATTGGTTTTATCGGTCGCAAAGTCTGAATTAAAAATGATTACCTATTTAGGGGCTTTATTAGGCGGCTTTATCGGAGTTGTCCAATCTTTTGTCCTTTTACTTTTTTAA
- a CDS encoding ABC transporter permease, whose amino-acid sequence MNKFWIVFWQTYSSKVKAKSFMIVTLVAVGAILLMTNINQIMDSFASDSDQNKIAVVDRTNEVFDLFNTQLLAMEEEDFTLVRAESEEGLKEQTLAGDYSAYITISYDENQLPQATYYAPTIVEGSISGAIEGALQQVKGQIAASQLNLTQEELMTLSSAVGFEKVALEENAKSEEELSSARGIVYVLLFVIYFAVIMYSAMIGSEVAIEKSSRVMEILISSISPVQQMFAKILGVALVSLTQLGIIIGVGYYSIKQNLQSLDSGFFEFFGFSNIQTSIIVYAIVFTLLGYFLYATLSAFLGSIVSRIEDLNQTLMPVQLLVMVGFFIAMYGLGNPDTVFITVTSYIPFFTPVLMFMRVSMLEVPVWEVALSIGIMLAAILLLAWFGAKVYRGGVLMYGAKNSIKEIKKALQLSKNN is encoded by the coding sequence ATGAATAAATTTTGGATTGTATTTTGGCAAACCTATTCATCGAAAGTAAAAGCTAAATCTTTTATGATTGTAACGTTAGTGGCTGTTGGAGCCATTTTATTAATGACTAATATCAATCAAATTATGGATTCTTTTGCTTCTGATTCTGATCAAAATAAAATAGCTGTTGTTGATCGGACCAATGAAGTGTTTGATTTATTTAACACCCAGCTTTTAGCAATGGAAGAGGAAGACTTTACCCTCGTTAGGGCTGAAAGTGAAGAAGGATTAAAAGAACAAACTTTAGCAGGCGATTATTCTGCCTATATAACCATTTCATATGATGAAAATCAGCTTCCGCAAGCTACTTACTATGCACCAACTATTGTAGAAGGATCAATCTCTGGGGCAATAGAGGGGGCTCTTCAGCAAGTAAAAGGTCAAATCGCAGCTTCGCAACTGAATTTAACCCAAGAAGAGTTAATGACTCTAAGCAGTGCTGTTGGATTTGAAAAAGTGGCTCTTGAGGAAAATGCCAAGTCAGAAGAAGAATTGAGCAGTGCGAGAGGAATTGTTTATGTTCTTCTATTTGTGATTTATTTTGCTGTCATTATGTATTCAGCTATGATTGGGTCTGAGGTTGCGATCGAAAAATCGTCACGTGTAATGGAAATTTTAATTTCTAGTATTTCACCTGTTCAGCAAATGTTTGCGAAAATTTTAGGAGTTGCCTTAGTAAGCTTAACTCAACTTGGAATTATTATTGGAGTAGGCTATTATTCAATTAAACAAAACCTTCAGTCACTGGATTCCGGATTCTTTGAATTCTTCGGTTTCTCGAATATCCAAACATCGATCATTGTCTATGCGATTGTATTTACTTTACTTGGTTATTTCTTATACGCAACATTATCTGCCTTCCTTGGTTCGATCGTCAGCAGAATTGAGGACTTGAATCAAACATTAATGCCGGTTCAGCTTTTAGTAATGGTTGGTTTTTTTATTGCGATGTATGGACTGGGTAATCCAGATACGGTGTTTATTACTGTCACCTCTTATATTCCATTTTTCACCCCAGTGCTTATGTTCATGCGTGTAAGTATGCTGGAGGTACCTGTCTGGGAAGTGGCTCTCAGTATCGGAATTATGCTTGCAGCCATTTTATTGCTTGCCTGGTTTGGAGCAAAGGTTTACCGTGGCGGGGTGCTTATGTACGGAGCGAAAAATTCGATAAAAGAGATAAAAAAGGCGTTGCAGTTATCCAAAAATAACTAA
- a CDS encoding ABC transporter ATP-binding protein — MGLEIKNVTKRFGNFTAVNDISLQIPDQDIFGFLGANGAGKTTTFRMILGLLDPSEGQITWKNQRVNYDITNEIGYLPEERGLYPKLKISEQLIYLAKLKGMLKSDAMEELKKWLERFRVPEYFDKKVEDLSKGNQQKIQFISAVLHKPQLLILDEPFSGLDPVNVELLKKAVLDLKEQGTTIVFSSHRMEHVEELCENLCIMHHGKPIVDGSLKEIKRAFGKKNVSVIADFDTSFLQNVPGVLKHKQTAAESLLQVESEEVAHTIFQELTGKGFVRKFELEEPSLNDIFIEKVGSSYE; from the coding sequence ATGGGTTTAGAGATCAAGAATGTAACAAAACGATTTGGTAATTTTACAGCAGTTAATGATATTTCCCTGCAAATACCCGATCAGGATATATTCGGGTTTTTAGGCGCGAATGGTGCTGGTAAAACGACTACTTTCCGGATGATTCTCGGATTATTGGACCCAAGTGAGGGACAAATCACCTGGAAAAATCAGAGAGTTAACTATGATATTACCAATGAAATCGGGTATTTACCGGAAGAAAGAGGTCTTTATCCAAAATTAAAAATTAGTGAACAGCTTATTTATTTGGCCAAATTAAAAGGAATGTTGAAGTCCGATGCCATGGAAGAATTAAAAAAATGGCTGGAACGGTTTAGAGTTCCAGAGTATTTTGATAAAAAAGTAGAGGACCTATCAAAAGGTAATCAGCAAAAAATTCAATTTATCTCAGCTGTTTTACATAAACCTCAACTTTTAATCCTTGATGAACCATTTAGCGGTTTGGATCCAGTCAATGTAGAGCTGTTAAAAAAGGCCGTTCTTGATTTAAAAGAACAGGGCACAACAATCGTTTTTTCAAGTCACCGCATGGAGCATGTCGAAGAATTATGTGAAAATCTTTGTATTATGCATCATGGGAAGCCGATTGTTGATGGTTCACTAAAAGAAATCAAACGTGCATTTGGGAAAAAGAACGTCTCCGTTATAGCAGACTTTGATACTAGCTTTTTGCAAAACGTGCCTGGGGTCTTAAAACATAAACAAACAGCTGCTGAATCCTTATTGCAAGTGGAAAGCGAAGAAGTTGCCCATACGATATTTCAGGAACTCACCGGCAAAGGCTTTGTCCGCAAGTTTGAATTAGAGGAACCATCCTTAAATGATATCTTTATTGAGAAAGTAGGTTCGTCTTATGAATAA
- a CDS encoding YheC/YheD family protein, whose protein sequence is MNICTIQVDSLLQDHRIILSSSLKNELIEQNCTVKFGQKQVKAFVLFKHKHSAEIIISKKLADDLRLPENQTKLQLYVNKQEAALILGPILMIWTDVPLKDLSSPFFNFCKEVVLEGQIKGIFPFIKVKDQSKGFFWSKGCWQETAILPEPDVIYNRIHSRKFEKTSTFSSIKSQWKNAIIFNDHFLDKWITYELLFTDAEIRKFLPQTYLLNLDNLVSILSDYEKAYLKPIHGSQGKGIYLIDRNDLINNFWVYSSDSTVMEPILLKNLDQLSRFIERIQKRKFFIVQQAIPLSTLDGQLVDFRFLLHYYDESWHITSSVARVGETDRIISNQAQGGQLFKPLQVLKQWFPSEAKRKLEEMKALSIKAADTVLTLSDGLYCELGMDLAVDNDGTIWILEVNSKPSKSFPLREELQIRPSARAICKTCLSLFQKQIEAK, encoded by the coding sequence GTGAATATATGTACGATTCAGGTTGACTCTTTGCTTCAAGATCATAGAATTATTCTTTCTTCCTCATTAAAAAATGAACTAATCGAACAAAACTGCACGGTAAAATTTGGCCAAAAACAAGTAAAAGCTTTTGTTCTATTTAAGCACAAACATTCTGCAGAGATTATAATCAGCAAAAAATTAGCAGATGACTTAAGATTACCGGAAAACCAGACAAAACTCCAACTTTACGTAAATAAGCAAGAAGCAGCCCTAATTTTGGGTCCTATTTTAATGATCTGGACTGATGTCCCGTTAAAAGATTTATCTTCTCCTTTCTTTAACTTCTGCAAAGAGGTCGTGTTGGAAGGTCAAATTAAGGGGATCTTTCCATTTATTAAAGTAAAAGATCAATCGAAAGGATTTTTTTGGAGTAAAGGATGCTGGCAGGAAACAGCAATTCTCCCTGAACCTGATGTCATTTATAACAGAATCCATTCGCGTAAGTTTGAGAAAACTTCCACCTTTTCATCCATAAAAAGTCAGTGGAAAAACGCCATTATTTTTAATGATCATTTTCTTGATAAGTGGATCACATACGAACTGCTTTTTACAGACGCGGAGATTCGAAAGTTTCTCCCGCAAACTTACCTTTTAAACCTAGATAATCTTGTATCTATTCTGTCTGACTATGAAAAAGCGTATCTGAAACCGATCCACGGGAGTCAGGGAAAAGGAATATATTTAATTGATAGGAATGACCTGATAAATAACTTTTGGGTATACTCGTCCGATTCTACTGTGATGGAACCGATATTGCTTAAGAATCTTGATCAGCTTTCACGCTTCATTGAACGTATCCAAAAAAGAAAATTTTTTATAGTTCAACAAGCGATCCCCTTATCCACCCTAGATGGTCAATTAGTCGATTTTCGATTTCTGCTCCACTATTACGATGAATCATGGCATATTACTTCTTCGGTAGCAAGAGTAGGAGAAACAGACAGAATTATTTCTAATCAGGCACAAGGCGGGCAATTGTTTAAACCGCTGCAAGTGTTGAAACAATGGTTTCCTTCTGAGGCTAAGCGAAAATTGGAAGAAATGAAGGCACTCTCCATAAAAGCAGCAGATACGGTGCTGACTCTGTCGGATGGTCTTTATTGTGAGCTTGGCATGGATTTAGCCGTCGACAATGACGGAACGATCTGGATCCTTGAGGTCAATTCAAAACCATCTAAATCTTTTCCGCTGCGAGAAGAGTTGCAGATAAGACCCTCAGCAAGAGCTATATGCAAAACTTGTCTGTCCCTTTTTCAAAAACAAATAGAAGCAAAATAG
- a CDS encoding metallophosphoesterase family protein: MKRVTFVHAADLHLDSPFVGMQSLPPELYKRMKDSTFVAFQNLVTYCLREKVDFLLISGDLYDGEDRSIRAQIRLQQEFTRLQKANIRVFVIHGNHDHLAGTWSHIEMPENVYIFGPNPESVEFTHANGIKISIAGFSYGKRHEAENKINQFPKQLGDLKIGMLHGHDGSAKNHLAYAPFTVDELVKMNYDYWALGHIHMRQILSEAPYVIYPGNIQGRHINETGKKGFIHAEWTPHHQNIMFIPCHDIEWRVEEIHISGSTQPEELYRACKQLKTQLADESDRLFVKVEFHCKNDDIHPHTLSFIESDQLLELLQEEETLSDEHFVWIHDVKLIQNQEDGPSLANHPFLYNLEKVIEIADVKQDLEPLFLHKKASRFLQDVPELEYERLRAEAKSLLLKLLNR, from the coding sequence ATGAAGCGTGTTACATTTGTTCATGCCGCAGATTTACACTTGGACAGTCCGTTTGTCGGGATGCAATCATTACCTCCAGAGCTTTATAAAAGAATGAAAGACAGTACATTTGTAGCCTTTCAAAACCTTGTAACCTATTGCCTCAGAGAGAAGGTGGATTTTCTCTTAATCTCTGGAGACTTATATGATGGAGAAGACCGGAGTATTCGTGCCCAAATCCGGCTGCAACAAGAGTTTACGAGACTCCAAAAAGCAAATATTCGTGTTTTTGTTATTCATGGAAATCATGATCATTTAGCTGGTACATGGTCACATATTGAAATGCCTGAAAATGTTTATATTTTTGGACCTAACCCTGAATCAGTTGAATTTACCCATGCGAACGGAATAAAAATATCGATAGCTGGTTTCAGCTACGGTAAAAGGCATGAGGCTGAAAATAAAATAAATCAGTTTCCCAAACAGTTAGGAGATTTAAAAATTGGCATGCTGCACGGACATGATGGTTCTGCTAAAAATCATCTTGCATATGCCCCCTTTACAGTCGATGAATTAGTTAAAATGAATTATGATTATTGGGCATTAGGACATATACATATGAGACAAATTTTAAGTGAAGCTCCCTACGTTATTTACCCTGGTAATATTCAAGGGAGACATATTAATGAGACGGGGAAAAAAGGATTTATCCATGCTGAATGGACACCGCATCATCAAAATATAATGTTTATTCCGTGTCACGATATTGAATGGAGAGTGGAGGAGATTCATATTTCTGGCTCTACTCAGCCAGAAGAGCTTTATCGAGCATGCAAACAGTTAAAGACACAGCTGGCCGATGAATCAGATCGTTTATTTGTAAAAGTTGAGTTTCATTGTAAAAATGATGATATTCATCCTCACACTCTATCATTTATAGAATCTGATCAATTGTTAGAACTGCTCCAGGAAGAGGAGACTTTGAGCGATGAACATTTTGTTTGGATTCATGATGTAAAACTGATCCAAAATCAGGAGGATGGTCCATCATTAGCGAATCATCCTTTTTTATACAATTTAGAAAAAGTGATAGAAATTGCAGATGTTAAGCAAGATTTAGAACCTTTGTTTCTCCATAAAAAAGCATCGCGCTTTTTGCAGGATGTACCGGAGTTAGAGTATGAACGATTAAGGGCTGAAGCGAAGTCATTGCTGCTTAAGCTGCTCAACCGATGA
- a CDS encoding coproporphyrinogen III oxidase, with translation MKITLLGIDDERLIRPLQLIADLFFEECEVRLTTNEADEVPDYTIKIDLNQKLTKFLVSVSLRNLCTGITYTETSQRTWPNPDENEKEAFKLIKREISRCFLLTLQHETGIIQKWGFLTGIRPTKLLHKEVQMGTPKEIAHQKLKDEYMIHTEKIDLMQQIVERQLEMVPDLYDLKNEVSIYIGIPFCPTKCAYCTFPAFAINGKQGKVDSFLGGLHYEMRKVGEWLKEKGICITTIYYGGGTPTSITAEEMDLLYEEMYNSFPSVEKVREITVEAGRPDTITPEKLEVLKKWKIDRISINPQSYTQETLKAIGRHHTVEETIDKFWLARKSGMKNINMDLIIGLPGEGTEELSHSLTETEKLMPESLTVHTLSFKRASEMTRHKNRYKVADRAEVEKMMDMASCWTIEHGYVPYYLYRQKNILGNLENVGYASPGQESIYNIMIMEEMQTIIGLGCGASSKFVHPQTGKITRFANPKDPKSYNEGYQHYTEEKIKMLDELFSEMPVIK, from the coding sequence GTGAAAATAACATTACTAGGAATAGATGACGAGAGATTGATTCGGCCGCTTCAGCTGATAGCGGATTTGTTTTTTGAAGAATGTGAGGTTCGCTTAACGACTAATGAAGCTGATGAGGTCCCAGATTACACGATAAAGATTGATTTGAATCAGAAACTCACCAAATTTTTAGTATCGGTTTCCTTGCGAAATCTTTGTACGGGTATAACCTATACTGAAACCTCACAGCGGACCTGGCCAAATCCAGACGAAAATGAAAAAGAAGCGTTTAAATTAATTAAACGGGAAATTTCCAGATGCTTCTTGCTCACGCTTCAGCATGAAACTGGGATTATTCAAAAATGGGGTTTTTTAACAGGGATTCGGCCGACCAAGCTGCTTCATAAAGAAGTGCAAATGGGTACACCAAAGGAGATTGCCCATCAAAAGCTAAAAGATGAATACATGATTCATACTGAAAAAATTGATCTCATGCAGCAGATTGTCGAACGACAATTGGAAATGGTTCCCGATCTCTATGATTTAAAAAATGAGGTCAGTATTTATATAGGAATTCCATTTTGCCCGACAAAATGCGCTTACTGTACGTTTCCTGCGTTTGCAATTAATGGGAAACAAGGGAAAGTAGATTCATTTTTAGGCGGATTGCATTATGAGATGAGAAAAGTCGGTGAATGGCTAAAAGAAAAAGGGATTTGCATCACGACTATTTATTATGGCGGCGGAACACCTACCAGCATTACGGCTGAAGAAATGGATCTTCTTTATGAAGAAATGTACAACTCTTTCCCTAGTGTTGAAAAGGTAAGAGAAATTACAGTTGAAGCGGGAAGACCCGATACCATTACGCCTGAAAAGCTGGAAGTCTTAAAGAAATGGAAGATTGACCGGATCAGTATCAACCCGCAGTCATATACACAGGAAACACTGAAAGCCATTGGACGTCACCATACGGTCGAAGAAACGATTGATAAATTCTGGCTAGCCCGTAAATCTGGAATGAAGAATATTAACATGGATTTAATTATTGGACTGCCAGGCGAAGGAACAGAGGAACTCTCCCATTCCTTAACAGAGACCGAAAAACTAATGCCTGAATCACTAACCGTTCATACACTTTCCTTCAAAAGGGCATCGGAAATGACAAGACATAAGAATCGCTATAAAGTAGCAGACCGGGCAGAGGTTGAAAAAATGATGGACATGGCAAGCTGTTGGACGATAGAGCATGGATACGTCCCTTACTATTTGTACCGTCAAAAAAATATTCTCGGAAATTTAGAAAATGTCGGATATGCCTCCCCAGGTCAAGAAAGCATCTATAACATCATGATTATGGAAGAAATGCAAACGATAATTGGACTAGGCTGCGGTGCTTCCAGCAAATTTGTACATCCGCAAACAGGGAAGATTACCCGTTTTGCCAACCCAAAGGATCCTAAATCCTATAATGAAGGCTATCAGCATTATACCGAGGAGAAAATCAAAATGTTAGATGAGCTTTTTTCTGAAATGCCTGTAATAAAATAA
- a CDS encoding YhzD family protein codes for MKVYKLTVFEKNGEKLLDELFEAANDSEAKQKGTELLTKHQYLEKTHRCTSPEGKLLLFHT; via the coding sequence ATGAAAGTGTATAAACTGACAGTCTTTGAGAAAAATGGGGAAAAACTGCTTGATGAATTATTCGAAGCCGCGAATGATTCAGAGGCAAAGCAAAAGGGAACAGAGCTTTTGACAAAGCATCAGTATTTAGAAAAAACGCATCGCTGTACTTCTCCTGAAGGAAAGCTTTTATTGTTTCATACGTAA
- a CDS encoding SRPBCC family protein, with protein MLANIEKVDNGYIARFERFLNAPVREVWSWLTENDKLSHWFSELTVDKLRPGGFILFDMQDGTFEKMEITDLDIYSVLEYTWGEDKVRFELKPESEGCHLVMIEKIEILTEHTPRDLAGWHVCLDVIQSLIEEGRPLSARKEEWQKWYPKYKQAVEGIL; from the coding sequence ATGCTAGCCAACATTGAAAAAGTCGACAATGGTTATATAGCCCGATTTGAGCGCTTTCTGAATGCACCTGTTCGGGAAGTTTGGTCTTGGCTGACCGAAAACGACAAATTAAGCCATTGGTTTTCCGAACTAACGGTGGATAAGCTTCGTCCAGGCGGCTTTATTCTTTTTGATATGCAGGATGGGACATTTGAGAAGATGGAGATTACTGACCTGGATATATACTCCGTCTTGGAGTACACATGGGGAGAAGATAAGGTTCGTTTTGAGCTTAAACCGGAATCTGAAGGCTGTCATCTCGTAATGATTGAAAAAATTGAAATCTTGACTGAACATACACCAAGAGACTTAGCCGGCTGGCATGTTTGTCTCGATGTAATTCAATCGCTTATAGAAGAGGGCAGACCGCTTTCTGCACGCAAAGAGGAATGGCAAAAATGGTATCCGAAATATAAACAAGCGGTTGAGGGAATTTTATAG
- a CDS encoding YlbF family regulator produces the protein MSVNMYDAAYDLEKAVRQSQEFADLHKAYEDVEQDAAAQGIFQNFRNIQMQLQQKQMTGQPITDEEVQQAQKAAALAQQNQKIGKLLEVEQRMSMVITELNRIIMKPLEEIYGALEK, from the coding sequence ATGTCTGTTAATATGTATGATGCAGCCTATGATTTGGAGAAAGCGGTCCGTCAAAGCCAGGAATTTGCCGATCTTCATAAAGCTTATGAGGATGTAGAACAGGATGCGGCAGCGCAAGGAATATTCCAAAACTTTCGCAACATCCAAATGCAGCTCCAGCAAAAACAAATGACAGGGCAGCCAATCACGGATGAAGAAGTTCAGCAAGCACAAAAAGCAGCAGCCCTTGCCCAGCAGAATCAAAAAATTGGTAAATTATTAGAGGTCGAACAAAGAATGAGCATGGTAATTACCGAACTGAATCGAATTATTATGAAACCGCTAGAAGAAATCTATGGGGCTCTAGAGAAATAG